Proteins encoded together in one Desulfosporosinus meridiei DSM 13257 window:
- the xdhB gene encoding xanthine dehydrogenase FAD-binding subunit XdhB yields the protein MYDIKGYYDAETVSEATALLAENPNLKIIAGGTDVLIKMHGGQLEDAELLSLRKIKSLEKIDLADDGTIVIGAMATFSMVFHNPILKDLIPILTEAAISMGGPQIRNIATIGGNVCNGATSADSASSLFALNAQLKLESKNGQRVVPIREFYLGPGKVAINPGEILTEVRIAPEDYKGFAGHYIKFAMREAMDIATLGVAVVCKVQGGNFEDVRIGLGVAGPTPLRCLEAEEYAKGKKISSDTLAEIGKLAVKSAKARTSWRASKEYREHLVEELTQRALKTAVVSAGGAEVV from the coding sequence ATGTACGATATTAAAGGATACTACGATGCTGAAACCGTGAGCGAAGCAACTGCCCTGCTTGCGGAAAACCCTAATCTGAAAATAATTGCCGGCGGTACTGACGTGCTCATCAAAATGCACGGAGGGCAACTGGAAGATGCTGAGCTCCTGAGTTTACGTAAGATTAAATCCTTGGAAAAAATTGATTTGGCAGATGACGGGACGATTGTTATCGGTGCTATGGCAACCTTTTCTATGGTTTTTCATAACCCTATCCTGAAGGATTTAATTCCCATTTTAACAGAAGCAGCCATCTCTATGGGGGGGCCGCAAATCAGAAACATTGCGACCATCGGCGGAAATGTTTGTAACGGTGCCACATCTGCTGACAGTGCCTCATCCTTGTTCGCTCTCAACGCTCAGCTGAAATTAGAAAGTAAAAATGGACAACGGGTTGTTCCAATCCGGGAGTTTTATCTGGGACCCGGCAAGGTTGCCATTAATCCCGGGGAAATTCTCACAGAGGTTCGCATAGCTCCCGAAGACTACAAGGGTTTTGCTGGGCATTACATCAAGTTTGCCATGCGTGAAGCCATGGACATCGCCACCCTGGGAGTAGCTGTTGTTTGTAAAGTGCAAGGCGGAAATTTCGAAGATGTCAGAATTGGCCTGGGCGTTGCCGGCCCCACACCTTTAAGATGTCTTGAAGCAGAAGAGTATGCCAAGGGTAAGAAAATTTCCTCGGATACCCTGGCGGAGATAGGAAAGCTGGCGGTTAAATCGGCAAAGGCGCGAACTTCATGGCGGGCTTCTAAAGAATATCGGGAACATTTAGTGGAAGAGCTTACTCAAAGAGCTTTGAAGACGGCAGTTGTCAGTGCAGGAGGTGCGGAAGTTGTATAA
- the xdhC gene encoding xanthine dehydrogenase subunit XdhC, whose protein sequence is MYKRIAFTVNGKAYNFEVDVRESLLDVLRSHLGFTGAKQGCGVGECGACSVLIDGVPTDTCIYLAVWADGKEIRTIEGVAEKNGELSEVQKAFVDEGAVQCGFCTPGLVLTTTALKESGKDYTREELKRELSGHLCRCTGYQNILKAAEKSLEGHVCTCVDSPHYKGE, encoded by the coding sequence TTGTATAAACGAATTGCCTTTACCGTGAATGGAAAAGCTTATAATTTTGAAGTTGATGTGCGAGAGTCCTTGCTGGATGTCTTAAGAAGTCATTTAGGTTTTACAGGTGCCAAGCAAGGCTGCGGGGTAGGAGAATGTGGTGCCTGCAGCGTCCTTATCGATGGTGTTCCTACAGATACTTGCATTTACTTAGCAGTTTGGGCTGATGGCAAGGAGATTCGAACCATCGAGGGTGTGGCGGAAAAGAATGGAGAACTTTCAGAGGTGCAAAAAGCCTTCGTTGACGAAGGTGCTGTACAGTGCGGGTTTTGTACTCCCGGACTGGTATTAACCACCACGGCCTTAAAAGAGAGTGGAAAAGATTACACCCGGGAAGAGTTAAAGCGAGAGCTGTCGGGACATTTGTGCCGTTGTACCGGGTATCAGAACATTTTAAAAGCAGCGGAAAAGTCTTTAGAGGGGCATGTTTGCACTTGCGTTGACAGCCCTCATTATAAAGGGGAATAA
- the ygfK gene encoding putative selenate reductase subunit YgfK, translated as MMSDKMIPIPFPKLVNWMLEEYKRSHTIFGVSDVKFFQKKNDNQIGLFGETMDTPVGPAAGPHTQLAQNIIASYLSGSRFFELKSVQIMDELEIPKPCILAEDECYNTEWSTELPIMGAFDEYVKAWFALHILQKELFGQNDRRFMFNMSVGYDLKGIQSPKVDEFIEGLKDASNTEVFKKCKASLLESLNQFKSVDQAFVEGISPTICTSITLSTMHGCPPAEIEAIIKYLISEKKLHTFVKMNPTLLGYEYVRNTFDKMGYKYIQLKEESFTHDLQFNDGVEMLKRLKVFAKENQKDFGVKMSNTLPVKIGRSELPGEEMYMSGRALYPLTINLAYKLASEFDGDLNISYSGGADAFNIDRIFETGIQPITVATTLLKPGAYLRFKQMADILDPLMGKKASGKLDMEKLKALAESAFADANHIKEKGDLINRKTELKLPVLDCFIAPCTVGCPIEQDVPEYLRLVGEGRYEEAFDVIVSKNPFPFITGTICTHNCMTKCTRLDYDESVHIRGQKLVAAEKGYDAYMQKLPTLKPESSAKVAVIGAGPSGLAAAYFLAKGGLEVTVFDKRAKAGGTVEYVIPDFRISREAIDKDIKLIERMGVKFEFGIDPNFSVADYKAKGFQYVYLAIGAGKTNNLDIEGDQDRVMGAIPFLEAFNADKDALKLGKNVAVVGGGNSAMDAARAALRVKGVENVYIVYRRTKDYMPADHEELIYAEEDGVIFKELLAPVSLSGGIFKCQKMELGQADTSGRRKPVAIAGSYEELPVDTVLSAIGELIDYDLLKQNGIAIGEKGQISVNEDTLETNVENVYLGGDALVGPWTVVGAAKHGTVAAKAILEKEQRVFKQEYVNQISFDNEKQLLEIAEKKGVMKPVADHKLESERCLECNKVCNICAEVCPNRANLMIPVNGKGLTNMNQILHVDGMCNVCGNCGTFCPYSSEPYKVKLTLFWTEKDFMDSPNVGFYFLDDGSNGEFMLRFDEQIAKVKFDQSGNTDVKIDEKIAAFIWTIYKDYEHLYKVLN; from the coding sequence ATGATGAGTGATAAAATGATCCCGATTCCCTTCCCGAAGCTCGTGAATTGGATGCTGGAGGAGTACAAACGATCTCATACTATCTTTGGGGTTTCTGACGTTAAGTTTTTCCAAAAGAAAAACGATAACCAAATTGGACTTTTTGGGGAGACTATGGACACTCCCGTGGGTCCGGCAGCCGGTCCCCATACCCAGCTGGCTCAAAATATTATTGCTTCCTATCTGAGCGGAAGTCGTTTCTTTGAATTAAAATCAGTTCAAATCATGGATGAATTAGAGATTCCTAAGCCTTGTATTTTGGCAGAAGATGAGTGCTATAACACGGAGTGGTCAACGGAACTCCCGATCATGGGTGCTTTTGATGAGTACGTAAAAGCTTGGTTTGCCCTCCATATTCTCCAAAAAGAGTTGTTTGGGCAAAATGACCGACGTTTTATGTTTAATATGAGCGTTGGCTATGACCTGAAAGGTATTCAATCTCCCAAAGTTGATGAATTCATTGAAGGGCTTAAGGATGCTTCAAATACTGAGGTCTTTAAGAAGTGCAAGGCCTCTCTGTTAGAGAGTCTTAATCAGTTTAAGTCTGTTGATCAAGCTTTTGTTGAGGGAATCTCTCCGACTATTTGTACCTCTATCACCTTGTCAACCATGCATGGTTGTCCTCCGGCAGAGATTGAGGCTATTATTAAATACCTGATCAGTGAAAAGAAACTGCACACCTTCGTCAAGATGAATCCGACACTTTTAGGATATGAATATGTCAGAAATACCTTCGACAAAATGGGTTATAAGTATATTCAGCTTAAAGAAGAGTCCTTCACCCATGATCTTCAGTTCAATGATGGTGTGGAGATGCTGAAGCGTCTTAAAGTTTTCGCTAAAGAGAATCAAAAAGACTTTGGCGTCAAAATGTCTAACACCTTGCCGGTGAAGATTGGCAGATCTGAGCTGCCCGGGGAAGAAATGTATATGTCCGGTCGAGCCCTTTATCCTTTAACCATTAATCTGGCCTATAAATTGGCTTCGGAATTTGACGGGGATCTGAATATCTCTTATTCCGGCGGAGCGGATGCCTTTAATATTGACCGGATCTTTGAAACTGGAATTCAGCCGATTACCGTTGCCACAACCTTGCTGAAGCCCGGGGCCTATCTGCGCTTTAAACAAATGGCGGATATCTTAGATCCTCTCATGGGTAAAAAAGCTTCCGGCAAACTTGATATGGAGAAACTAAAAGCCTTGGCGGAAAGTGCTTTTGCTGATGCCAATCATATTAAGGAAAAGGGAGACCTGATCAATCGTAAGACTGAGCTTAAGCTTCCTGTTCTGGATTGCTTTATCGCTCCGTGTACCGTGGGATGTCCGATTGAACAGGATGTTCCGGAATATCTCCGTTTGGTAGGAGAAGGGCGTTATGAGGAAGCTTTTGATGTAATTGTTTCCAAGAATCCATTCCCCTTCATCACAGGTACAATTTGTACCCATAACTGTATGACTAAGTGTACTCGGTTGGATTATGATGAATCCGTTCATATCCGCGGCCAGAAATTAGTTGCGGCAGAAAAAGGCTATGATGCCTATATGCAAAAGCTTCCTACCCTTAAACCTGAGTCTTCGGCTAAAGTGGCCGTAATAGGAGCGGGCCCATCCGGACTGGCTGCTGCTTACTTCCTGGCTAAAGGCGGCCTGGAGGTTACGGTATTCGACAAGCGGGCCAAGGCTGGCGGTACTGTTGAATATGTAATCCCGGATTTCAGAATTTCCCGAGAAGCAATCGATAAGGATATTAAGCTTATCGAAAGAATGGGTGTAAAGTTCGAGTTTGGCATTGATCCTAACTTTTCGGTTGCGGATTACAAAGCTAAAGGTTTTCAGTATGTTTATCTGGCTATTGGGGCGGGTAAAACCAATAATCTGGATATCGAAGGAGATCAAGATCGAGTAATGGGAGCGATTCCTTTCTTGGAAGCTTTTAATGCCGATAAAGATGCTCTAAAACTAGGGAAGAACGTTGCTGTTGTTGGCGGTGGGAACTCTGCTATGGACGCTGCCAGAGCTGCTCTCAGAGTCAAGGGCGTTGAGAATGTCTATATCGTTTATCGCAGAACCAAAGATTACATGCCGGCTGATCATGAAGAATTAATTTACGCCGAGGAAGATGGCGTAATCTTCAAAGAACTCCTGGCCCCTGTTTCCCTAAGCGGCGGAATCTTCAAATGTCAGAAGATGGAGCTTGGTCAAGCGGATACATCCGGGCGTAGAAAGCCGGTAGCCATAGCGGGTTCCTATGAAGAATTACCGGTAGATACTGTGTTATCAGCAATTGGTGAACTGATCGATTATGATCTACTGAAACAAAACGGTATTGCGATTGGGGAAAAAGGCCAGATCTCCGTTAATGAAGACACCCTTGAAACCAACGTGGAAAATGTCTACCTCGGTGGGGATGCTCTTGTCGGTCCTTGGACGGTAGTTGGTGCTGCTAAGCATGGTACTGTAGCAGCTAAAGCAATTCTGGAAAAAGAGCAGCGTGTCTTCAAGCAGGAGTATGTGAATCAGATTTCCTTTGATAATGAAAAACAGTTGCTGGAGATTGCCGAAAAGAAAGGCGTTATGAAACCTGTTGCTGATCACAAGCTGGAATCAGAGCGCTGCTTAGAGTGCAACAAAGTTTGCAATATCTGTGCAGAGGTCTGTCCGAACCGTGCTAACCTTATGATTCCGGTTAATGGTAAGGGTTTGACCAATATGAATCAGATTTTACACGTAGACGGCATGTGTAACGTTTGCGGTAACTGCGGAACCTTCTGTCCCTATTCCAGTGAGCCTTACAAAGTTAAATTGACTTTATTCTGGACGGAAAAAGATTTTATGGATAGTCCTAATGTTGGCTTCTACTTCTTGGATGACGGCTCGAATGGCGAGTTTATGCTTCGGTTTGATGAGCAGATAGCTAAGGTAAAGTTCGATCAATCAGGCAATACAGATGTTAAAATTGACGAAAAGATTGCAGCTTTTATTTGGACCATTTATAAAGACTATGAACACCTGTATAAAGTTTTGAACTAA
- a CDS encoding nucleobase:cation symporter-2 family protein: MANTNNGVAPVDEMLPAGKLFLYGLQHVLAMYAGAVAVPLIIAGAAKLTPAETAFLINADLFTCGLATLLQTLGIWKIGIKIPVIQGVTFAAVTPMVIMAQSGGMPLIFGSVIVAGLFTFLAAPFFSKLIRFFPPIVTGTIITIIGVSLLPVGINWAGGGLGNKNFGSMTFIFISAIVLLSILLINKLFKGFVSHIAVLLGLIVGLIVAIPFGLVSFSEVANAPWFGITIPFHFGFPVFDLGAIISMVLVMLVVMVESTGDFLAIGEIVGKKIGQDELTAGLRADGLATALGGILNAFPYTAFAQNVGLVGLTGVKSRFVVATSGVILVVLGLFPKMATIIASLPNAVLGGAGIAMFGIVAASGIKALAKVDFENNPNNMFIVAISVGIGLIPVLVPNFFQNFPAWSQTIMHSGITLGSLTAIILNAFFNGSKGAGDLEELKANAGIRE, from the coding sequence ATGGCTAATACAAACAACGGTGTCGCACCGGTTGACGAAATGTTACCTGCCGGGAAACTCTTTTTGTATGGATTACAACACGTACTTGCTATGTATGCCGGAGCAGTTGCTGTACCTTTGATTATCGCCGGAGCAGCAAAGTTAACACCGGCAGAAACTGCCTTTTTAATTAACGCCGACTTATTCACTTGTGGACTTGCTACCTTACTCCAAACCTTAGGGATTTGGAAAATCGGAATCAAAATTCCTGTTATTCAAGGTGTAACCTTTGCAGCCGTAACGCCTATGGTGATCATGGCCCAGAGCGGCGGTATGCCCCTAATCTTTGGATCTGTTATTGTTGCCGGTCTATTTACATTTTTAGCTGCTCCCTTCTTTAGTAAACTAATTCGCTTCTTTCCGCCCATTGTTACGGGAACCATTATTACCATCATCGGAGTTTCGCTCTTGCCCGTTGGTATCAACTGGGCCGGTGGGGGATTGGGCAATAAGAATTTTGGTTCTATGACCTTTATTTTTATCTCAGCTATTGTTCTTCTTAGCATTCTCCTAATCAATAAATTATTCAAGGGTTTTGTTTCACACATCGCCGTATTATTAGGTTTAATTGTTGGTCTAATTGTTGCCATACCATTTGGGTTGGTGAGCTTTTCAGAAGTAGCCAATGCTCCATGGTTTGGAATTACAATACCGTTCCACTTTGGGTTCCCGGTATTTGATCTTGGCGCGATTATCTCTATGGTTCTGGTTATGCTGGTTGTTATGGTTGAATCCACCGGAGATTTCCTGGCAATCGGAGAAATCGTTGGTAAAAAGATTGGTCAGGATGAACTCACCGCAGGCCTTAGAGCTGACGGCTTAGCGACGGCCCTTGGTGGAATTCTTAATGCCTTTCCTTACACTGCCTTTGCCCAAAACGTTGGCTTGGTAGGCTTAACAGGGGTAAAAAGCCGTTTTGTTGTTGCAACATCAGGTGTGATCTTAGTTGTCTTAGGTTTATTCCCTAAAATGGCTACAATTATTGCCTCTCTCCCTAACGCAGTACTGGGAGGAGCGGGAATTGCCATGTTTGGTATCGTTGCCGCCAGTGGAATAAAAGCTCTTGCTAAAGTAGACTTTGAGAATAACCCGAATAACATGTTTATTGTTGCGATTAGCGTTGGAATTGGTTTAATTCCAGTATTAGTTCCGAACTTCTTTCAGAACTTCCCTGCTTGGAGTCAAACCATTATGCATAGCGGAATTACCTTAGGTTCTCTCACAGCTATCATTCTCAATGCTTTCTTTAATGGAAGCAAAGGTGCCGGAGATTTAGAAGAACTTAAAGCTAACGCTGGAATTCGCGAGTAA
- the preA gene encoding NAD-dependent dihydropyrimidine dehydrogenase subunit PreA: MTVDLSVMYCGIKHDSPFILAPSPTTDHVDRLIQAFEAGWAGAVLKTVAVDSRIVSRVFPMVTSLKREKAFIGLQNIDLVSEHSVDIVEQNVKVLKKKFPHKVVVPSIMAFTKEDWQSLTQRFVKAGADIIECSIWHPHGTEWTLCTKVDEPVGTEQIAGWVKEVAGDVPIVIKLSASDSDIIATAAAVERSGANGVSAINTIKSITGVNLETLIPYPNIAGVSTYGGLSGPALKPIALRCTAEIAQKVNLDIASSGGITTWQDCAEFLLLGASTLQLCTAVLRFGIGIIEELKQGLEGWMMEKGFQNLTDVIGKSLPYLVEHSRLPRGIQVVSQINEEACNACGACYTACHSGGHGAISFFEGLPQVDVNTCIGCGLCHSMCFMKAISLIRPNGKPSSGF, translated from the coding sequence ATGACAGTTGATTTATCCGTTATGTACTGCGGCATAAAACATGATAGCCCCTTTATCTTAGCCCCTTCACCCACAACGGATCATGTGGATCGTTTGATTCAGGCTTTTGAAGCCGGATGGGCTGGGGCCGTCTTAAAGACTGTTGCTGTTGATTCGCGAATTGTAAGTCGTGTTTTCCCCATGGTTACCAGCCTGAAACGAGAGAAGGCCTTCATCGGTCTGCAAAACATTGATCTTGTTTCCGAGCACTCAGTTGATATTGTTGAACAGAATGTAAAAGTCCTAAAAAAGAAATTTCCCCATAAAGTTGTCGTTCCCAGTATCATGGCCTTTACCAAGGAGGATTGGCAATCCTTAACCCAGCGTTTTGTTAAGGCGGGAGCGGATATTATTGAGTGTAGTATCTGGCATCCCCATGGTACAGAATGGACTCTATGTACTAAAGTTGATGAACCGGTAGGAACTGAACAAATCGCCGGTTGGGTTAAAGAAGTAGCGGGAGATGTTCCCATCGTTATCAAATTATCTGCCTCAGATTCCGATATCATTGCCACGGCTGCAGCGGTAGAGCGCAGTGGTGCTAATGGAGTCAGTGCAATCAATACCATTAAAAGTATTACCGGAGTCAATTTAGAAACCTTAATACCTTATCCCAATATAGCAGGGGTTTCAACCTATGGAGGACTTTCCGGTCCGGCCTTGAAACCAATTGCCTTACGCTGCACAGCTGAGATTGCCCAAAAGGTTAATTTAGATATTGCGTCCAGCGGAGGAATTACAACTTGGCAGGATTGTGCTGAATTTCTTCTTCTGGGAGCCAGTACTTTGCAGTTGTGCACCGCTGTCTTGCGTTTTGGCATAGGAATCATTGAAGAACTAAAACAGGGCTTAGAAGGTTGGATGATGGAAAAGGGTTTTCAAAATCTAACTGACGTGATTGGTAAGTCATTGCCCTATCTGGTTGAGCACTCTCGACTTCCGAGAGGGATACAAGTCGTTTCCCAAATCAATGAAGAGGCCTGTAATGCCTGCGGGGCTTGTTACACTGCTTGTCATTCCGGTGGGCATGGAGCAATCAGCTTTTTCGAGGGGCTGCCTCAGGTGGATGTGAATACTTGCATAGGGTGCGGACTTTGCCACTCTATGTGTTTTATGAAGGCGATATCTTTAATCCGGCCTAATGGTAAACCAAGCAGTGGGTTTTAG
- the ssnA gene encoding putative aminohydrolase SsnA → MILVANGTVLTLGKSNQVIPNGGVLIQDSKIVEVGSTPDLQKRFPEAEFIDAHGKVIMPGMINTHMHLYSTFARGMDSKSKPPKSFGDILEGLWWKLDKLLTIDDVYYSGLTPLIECIKTGTTTIIDHHASPMAITGSLSTLAKAAKEMGVRAAFCYEVSDRDGDEIAQEGIKENVDFIAECQAKPDSMVAGMFGLHASLTLSDETLTKCSEEAKRLGAGFHVHVAEGKEDLDDSLSKYGMRVVERLNKFGILGPKSIAVHCVHIDDHEIDLLKTTQTQVVHNPESNMGNAVGVTPVLKMLSAGVKVGLGTDGYTCDMFESGKVANILHKHASADPSVAWGEVPQMLYGNNPEIASDLFGGKFGELTAGAWADIIVVDYVPPTPLGSNNWSGHLLFGVSGRSVETTIINGRVRMLDRKLIDIDEEAIGARSRELAQALWNRI, encoded by the coding sequence ATGATTCTAGTCGCAAATGGTACAGTCTTAACCTTGGGGAAAAGTAATCAAGTAATTCCAAACGGCGGGGTTCTGATCCAGGATAGTAAAATTGTTGAGGTGGGTTCAACCCCAGATTTACAAAAACGTTTTCCGGAGGCGGAATTCATTGATGCTCATGGAAAAGTAATTATGCCGGGTATGATTAATACTCATATGCATCTCTATAGTACCTTCGCCAGAGGAATGGATTCCAAGAGTAAACCGCCAAAGAGCTTTGGAGATATTTTAGAGGGGCTTTGGTGGAAGCTTGATAAACTGTTAACAATTGATGACGTCTATTATAGCGGCCTAACTCCCTTGATTGAGTGCATTAAGACGGGGACAACCACAATTATCGATCATCATGCCAGCCCAATGGCTATCACGGGAAGTTTATCAACTTTAGCTAAAGCAGCTAAAGAAATGGGAGTCCGGGCTGCCTTTTGTTATGAAGTCTCAGATCGAGATGGGGATGAGATTGCTCAAGAGGGAATTAAAGAGAATGTCGACTTTATTGCCGAGTGTCAGGCCAAGCCGGACTCTATGGTGGCAGGGATGTTTGGACTTCATGCTTCACTGACTTTATCCGATGAAACCTTGACGAAGTGCAGCGAGGAAGCTAAACGTTTAGGAGCAGGATTCCACGTTCATGTCGCCGAAGGAAAAGAAGATTTAGACGACAGTCTCTCTAAATATGGAATGAGGGTGGTTGAACGACTAAACAAATTTGGGATCTTAGGACCAAAAAGTATTGCTGTACACTGTGTACATATCGACGATCACGAAATTGACCTTTTAAAGACTACTCAAACCCAAGTTGTGCATAATCCTGAATCCAACATGGGAAATGCTGTGGGTGTGACACCGGTTCTGAAAATGTTAAGTGCAGGTGTTAAGGTAGGACTGGGGACAGATGGGTACACCTGTGATATGTTCGAGAGCGGAAAAGTGGCAAATATCCTGCACAAACATGCATCTGCTGATCCCAGCGTTGCTTGGGGTGAAGTGCCGCAAATGCTCTATGGAAATAACCCTGAGATTGCCTCAGATTTATTCGGCGGAAAGTTTGGGGAGTTGACCGCAGGAGCTTGGGCAGATATTATTGTTGTTGACTATGTACCACCGACTCCTCTGGGTTCAAACAATTGGAGCGGGCATCTCCTTTTCGGTGTTTCAGGGCGGTCTGTTGAAACAACCATAATCAATGGTCGTGTGCGCATGCTCGATCGAAAGCTCATTGATATTGATGAAGAGGCTATTGGTGCTCGTTCAAGAGAGTTGGCACAGGCACTTTGGAATAGAATTTGA
- the thrC gene encoding threonine synthase produces the protein MKNVLGLRCIDCGKQVPAVAGTYTCPTCGKTGGIMDVEYDYKVINQMTSREQLAQSKDYSIFRYMPFLPIGPDSARPHLRVGWSPLYKPQGLGKSLGMSNLYVKDDGQNPTASLKDRASIIAVIKAVEEKAPTVAASSTGNAASSLAGSAAAMGIKSVIFVPSRAPQGKVAQLLIFGATVISVQGSYEDTFRLSAEAIERFGWYNRNAAINPYLVEGKKTVALEIAEQLNWEVPDWVILSVGDGCTIAGVWKGFKDLYNAGWIDRLPKIAGVQSTGCCPLVDAFVENRPWRPKEENTIADSIAVGVPRNPDKALNAVRESGGTMVAVSDEEILAAMRELGRTSGIFGEPAGVTGTAGLKVLVEKGVIGADEKVVSIVTGNGLKDVQNAIKAVGEPIRVEPSLKELLVKLEGKV, from the coding sequence ATGAAAAATGTGTTAGGACTGCGCTGCATTGATTGCGGAAAGCAAGTCCCAGCAGTGGCGGGAACCTATACCTGCCCGACGTGTGGCAAAACCGGCGGCATCATGGATGTGGAATACGATTACAAGGTGATTAACCAAATGACATCCCGTGAGCAGCTAGCCCAGTCGAAGGACTATTCGATTTTTCGCTACATGCCTTTTCTGCCCATCGGGCCGGATTCTGCCCGCCCTCATTTGAGAGTTGGCTGGAGTCCTCTTTATAAACCTCAGGGTTTGGGAAAAAGCTTAGGTATGAGTAATCTTTATGTCAAAGATGACGGTCAGAACCCGACGGCATCTCTTAAAGATCGAGCTTCGATTATTGCTGTTATTAAAGCTGTCGAAGAAAAGGCCCCCACAGTTGCCGCATCTTCTACCGGTAATGCAGCCTCCTCCTTGGCTGGCAGTGCGGCGGCTATGGGTATTAAGTCCGTAATATTTGTGCCAAGCCGTGCACCTCAAGGAAAGGTAGCTCAATTACTGATTTTTGGAGCTACGGTCATCAGTGTTCAAGGATCTTATGAAGATACATTCAGACTATCCGCTGAGGCGATTGAACGATTTGGCTGGTATAACCGCAATGCGGCTATCAATCCCTACCTGGTTGAAGGTAAAAAGACAGTTGCCCTGGAAATTGCCGAACAATTAAACTGGGAGGTGCCGGATTGGGTTATCCTTTCCGTTGGGGATGGCTGTACAATAGCGGGGGTCTGGAAGGGCTTTAAGGATCTTTATAATGCAGGCTGGATTGACCGCTTACCGAAAATCGCGGGAGTGCAGTCAACTGGCTGTTGTCCACTGGTAGATGCTTTTGTGGAAAATCGTCCTTGGCGTCCCAAGGAAGAGAACACCATCGCTGATAGTATCGCTGTCGGTGTGCCTCGTAATCCGGATAAGGCTTTAAATGCAGTTCGGGAATCCGGTGGGACAATGGTTGCTGTGTCAGATGAGGAAATCCTGGCAGCCATGCGAGAACTGGGTAGAACCAGCGGCATTTTTGGCGAGCCGGCGGGAGTAACAGGAACTGCCGGACTTAAGGTCTTGGTGGAAAAAGGCGTGATTGGCGCCGACGAAAAAGTAGTATCAATTGTCACCGGTAATGGGTTAAAGGACGTTCAAAACGCCATTAAAGCAGTTGGTGAGCCGATTAGGGTTGAGCCTTCCCTTAAGGAACTGCTGGTTAAGCTCGAAGGAAAAGTCTGA